One window from the genome of Dyadobacter sp. CECT 9275 encodes:
- a CDS encoding SDR family oxidoreductase codes for MTAYHTDIFQLNDKHIWVFGGAGYLGQATVLMLSRLGAKVLCVDLDNRAEIFVRNNNLTGVTPASLDIRETGACEQFVKDRIAERGVPDGYVNLTTATTAKKMEDLTAEDFDSVNHGGLTSTFILTRAIGSQMAVRNRGSIVLFSSMYGTVSPYPEVYQEPMNKNPLEYGIGKAGITQMTRYLAVHWGKSNVRCNCISPGPFPNPEVQKTHGAFVERLAGKSPLGRIGQAEEIAGSVAFLLSGISSYITGHNLAVDGGWTCW; via the coding sequence ATGACAGCTTACCATACTGATATATTCCAACTGAACGACAAGCACATCTGGGTATTTGGCGGAGCAGGTTACCTGGGGCAGGCTACCGTGCTGATGCTCTCCAGGCTAGGGGCAAAAGTCCTTTGTGTGGATCTGGACAACCGAGCGGAAATCTTTGTAAGGAATAACAATTTAACAGGTGTTACACCCGCCTCGCTTGACATCAGAGAGACAGGGGCATGTGAACAGTTTGTCAAAGACCGGATCGCAGAGCGGGGTGTTCCGGACGGTTACGTAAACCTGACCACTGCAACAACAGCAAAAAAAATGGAAGACCTCACCGCCGAAGATTTTGATTCCGTAAATCATGGTGGCTTAACCTCCACCTTTATCCTCACCCGGGCGATCGGCAGCCAGATGGCCGTTCGCAACAGGGGAAGTATTGTACTGTTTTCCAGCATGTACGGAACGGTATCTCCCTATCCCGAGGTATATCAGGAACCGATGAACAAAAATCCGCTGGAATACGGGATTGGCAAGGCGGGAATCACCCAGATGACCCGTTATTTGGCCGTGCACTGGGGGAAATCCAATGTACGTTGTAACTGCATTTCTCCGGGCCCGTTCCCCAATCCTGAGGTACAGAAAACCCATGGGGCCTTTGTGGAAAGACTGGCCGGGAAGTCTCCGCTGGGCCGAATCGGACAGGCGGAGGAGATAGCAGGTTCCGTGGCTTTCCTGTTGTCCGGGATTTCTTCCTATATCACCGGCCACAACCTGGCCGTGGATGGCGGGTGGACCTGCTGGTAG
- a CDS encoding sialidase family protein, with translation MQLNTLIRLGLMLVLICKGLYDVSADPMPGDSIKGVRKVQDVMIYQDSQFHCAFPSVVKLKNGEIYVAFRRAPNRKIFGEKGTSHVDPNSYLVAVRSKDGKTWTKEPELIYAHPFGGSQDPCLLQLRNGNLLCASYGWAFVRPDGLPNLKKPHFETSGATFLGGYMVRSTDDAKSWKGPVYPPHIEQEILYTAMGNPLPAYNRGALYEAKDGRILWVVANTDRETPNKTSNHLIVSEDKGLTWKYSSAVAVDDKISFNETSVYETPKGDIVAFMRTEDNGDQACIARSTDGGKTFKPWESMGFQGHPLQALRLPDNRVLLSYGYRHKPLGIRARILNAECTDFATAPEIILRTDGGNGDLGYPWAVQLDKKHVLVTYYFNVPGGMQHIAGSILAID, from the coding sequence ATGCAATTGAACACGCTTATACGACTCGGGCTGATGCTTGTCCTTATCTGCAAAGGCCTCTATGATGTTTCGGCCGACCCTATGCCGGGCGACAGTATTAAAGGTGTCCGGAAAGTTCAGGATGTCATGATTTATCAGGACAGTCAGTTCCACTGTGCATTTCCTTCTGTTGTTAAACTGAAAAACGGGGAAATTTATGTAGCCTTCCGCCGTGCTCCAAACCGGAAAATATTTGGCGAAAAAGGTACCAGCCACGTAGACCCGAACAGCTATCTGGTAGCGGTACGCTCCAAAGACGGGAAAACCTGGACCAAAGAACCTGAACTGATCTATGCGCACCCCTTTGGTGGTTCGCAGGACCCATGTCTGCTGCAATTGCGGAACGGGAATTTGTTATGCGCCAGTTATGGATGGGCGTTTGTTCGTCCTGATGGTCTCCCAAACCTTAAAAAACCGCATTTTGAAACCTCGGGCGCCACATTTTTGGGTGGTTACATGGTACGTTCCACCGATGACGCAAAATCCTGGAAAGGTCCCGTTTATCCGCCACATATCGAACAGGAAATTCTTTACACCGCCATGGGAAATCCACTTCCAGCTTATAACCGCGGTGCTTTGTATGAGGCAAAGGATGGCCGCATTTTATGGGTTGTTGCCAATACCGACAGGGAAACACCTAACAAGACCTCCAATCACCTGATTGTTTCGGAGGACAAGGGCCTTACCTGGAAATACTCAAGCGCCGTGGCGGTAGACGACAAGATTTCCTTCAATGAAACATCCGTTTATGAAACGCCGAAGGGGGATATCGTTGCATTTATGAGGACCGAAGACAATGGCGACCAAGCTTGCATCGCACGATCCACAGATGGCGGAAAAACATTTAAACCCTGGGAGAGCATGGGCTTTCAGGGACATCCGCTGCAGGCGCTTCGCCTCCCCGACAACCGGGTACTCCTCAGTTACGGTTACCGCCACAAGCCGCTGGGAATCCGGGCACGTATTCTGAATGCGGAATGTACCGATTTTGCCACAGCTCCTGAAATAATTCTACGTACAGATGGCGGCAATGGTGACCTGGGTTATCCCTGGGCAGTTCAGCTGGATAAAAAACATGTGCTGGTAACTTACTATTTCAATGTGCCGGGAGGTATGCAGCATATTGCGGGCAGTATTCTGGCAATAGACTAA
- a CDS encoding GDSL-type esterase/lipase family protein translates to MKIRRSCFPGVTVTMLLLVFHTANGQQTNWDSTARPDVYAPRVGLMKTFRHSRKDIVFLGNSITFWAEWSEFLENRHVKNRGIPGDNSFGVLERLGEVTNGKPAKIFVMIGINDLARNIPAEILLKNFQRIVRRIKTESPDTRIYLQTLLPTNDSFHKMTNHCNKDAVIRDVNLGLDQLAKDEKVSFVDLYSHFADEKGKLKKELTWDGVHLTAEGYLLWAAVLKRGKYLR, encoded by the coding sequence ATGAAAATACGCCGGTCCTGCTTCCCAGGAGTTACTGTCACCATGCTACTATTGGTTTTTCATACCGCCAATGGCCAGCAAACAAACTGGGATAGCACCGCAAGGCCTGATGTTTATGCTCCGCGGGTTGGGTTGATGAAAACGTTTCGTCACTCCAGAAAGGACATTGTTTTCCTGGGGAACAGCATCACATTCTGGGCCGAATGGAGCGAATTTCTGGAAAACCGGCATGTAAAGAACCGGGGCATTCCCGGCGACAACAGCTTCGGTGTTCTCGAACGCCTCGGAGAGGTAACCAACGGAAAACCAGCAAAGATTTTTGTAATGATCGGCATCAATGACCTGGCCCGGAATATCCCGGCAGAAATATTACTGAAAAATTTCCAGCGGATTGTCCGTAGGATAAAAACGGAATCTCCCGACACACGAATCTATCTTCAAACCCTGCTTCCGACCAATGATTCCTTCCACAAAATGACCAATCACTGTAATAAGGACGCGGTGATCAGGGACGTAAACCTTGGGCTGGACCAATTGGCAAAGGACGAAAAAGTCTCTTTCGTTGATCTGTACAGCCACTTTGCGGATGAAAAGGGAAAATTAAAAAAGGAGCTTACATGGGATGGCGTACACCTTACGGCGGAGGGATATCTGCTTTGGGCCGCTGTCCTGAAACGGGGTAAGTATTTAAGATAA